The genomic segment aACTCGGGTAGAatccactagaagattttgatttatacaacaccttatACAAACCCGCTCAGCTTAAGACTTACACTACTTCCTAActaaactcctagtctagattgaaagcagcaccttccagccaacacttgtttaacgtctatgtgttaaatactatatatacaattttaacgtctttgtgcaagactcactcagctattcaATAAGCTTAAATCtttgtatatgtgagtgattttgtgtgagtgtgtgagaactgatctatgaatatAACACGAAAGTGttttcacacactgagggaattgtgcttctaatctaagctgataacatgttgaagtgttctctcaaatctgggcggattgcttcttgtaagctgatatatATTGAGCGTGCCCTTCTTCTTTTCTCATGATTTTCACACACTTATTTGttaatggtcttgatcttgtatttatagaggcttGGTGACCGTTCTTCAAGACTCGTCAAATATGTCTGTTGTagtttgaatctgttcctcgacATTTGTGTCTTGTCCTTTctgacagccattctggaatgTCTTGActttaagctctgctgcaacATTCATTATTCTCCTTTGACTTGACAATTGCTTTCCTTAATATGTACAACTGGATTCcatttagataagcttgtcgtgttctgcaaactgatcggctcctaactgatgttctgtaatgcccgagatttttattctgttaattcgagattattaattgataaattaatgtgattatagaaggaccactccaaGACACGATTTGGAATAGCATGAGTATTGCGAGGTGtgagaccagaaggtctcgcccATATGCGtggagacgaggcgcgcatatgcgcgagatggtaAAATGTAGAAGTGCCGGGACatagagtctcgcgcatatgcgccgatgatggtcgtgcatatgcgcgagacatgcagagtGTAtattgagccacatgtctttgcCATGCAAGTGAATATGTAAACTTTTCATTCCTTCAGAATTCAGACTTTTAGAAGCAAGAAAACGAGGAAAACATCTCAAGAATCCTCCAATTCTCCATAGCATAGAATTTTGATTTTGTGCGAGATCCGttcgtcagaatttcaatccgagtttagtaCCGTGCTCTTCTCGTCAAAGACtccaaaaggacgtaagttttattactttctttTATGGTTTGAAATTTGATATTAGAGAAATCAGAGTTTGATTGGTATTATATATTCCTGAGATTGTGGTAatcatataatcgaaatcggatcaaagaacggatacagtatgaatttgttatcatttttcatatttgaattgattgagaatatacatatttgatattggaattgtgtttgtcaattgattatgagttgtgattggtatctattgatattgtattgctgggtatatcgagattgtgctgttatgccgtcgaaacagaattagattgaattctgatcatatccagtattgccTTGAGTTgtagattgatattgtactcttCAATAATGTcattccagagttggtattgaaaGCTTCGAAGATTGAGCAGAatcagattgatctacgaaaagaaaggtataaatcaatgttaaaccgggaagatacgactcgagtcagagatagcttgagtttcccaaaatcacatattttattgtaattgctttgatgtttgcaattaatgagattgatatgcttagtctatagagttatagcaaagcatgtatagagtctttggcagatgtgccatgtctttggtagaggtgccaagtcactggacattgggtttatatcgatgttgcttaggagtagatcgactcctattgtagagattcgatatagaaggccaaagtctgggaataagaacgtacaaccatctagctgggaagagtaggtgggagactgttgcgttcttattcgaaccggaatccctagataagagtcgagtcaagattatgagttaaagagtttgatttattgctttgAATCGATTTATGCTTTCATAGACTACTATGCATATTGTTTtataaatgttatatgcttttatatatgttatatgaaatgcatgtatacgttgtttatactgggaatatatttgtcatcggagttatccgactgttgttttgtttgtatgtgtgcatgacaacatgtgggacaggatcagggtcaagataAGGAtaaaagatcgagattagagtggagattcggacctagATGTAGACATGGTTTTCAACActtgacatgtagtgaatgaacactagtttgttatgatgttcttttgtacaagacttgtacttttgatcatgttatagatattaaacttgatcttgtaatttgaatgaGATGTGACCTACTTGTTATAgaatttgtacacttgtttataaggagttcaatattttaaaaaaattttacgacccagtttatttaattgatccatttaatcccaaagaagattaagaaatgaattagcgtccgggtgcccacatgttctgaactggtcagttgaactggtcttgaactggtttggtgaaatcagttggctcgtcagttgaactgatttcattgcttcagttgaactggttaaCTGAGCTCTTCATCGGCTGATCGGGCTTCTGAAGTTCTTCAGATAGCTGGACAACTAgttttgatatatcagttgaactggttcagtttttggcaatcagttggcgctttcagtttgcgtctcgatagctttagTTTTGGCTTGGTagctttctgcgcacttaggtaaagttattagaaacaaaataacaagttttgttaatcatcaaaatcaagattgcgaacatgaaatgttccaacaactTTATAAGATTCATATGTAATTACTCAAGGCAGAGTATTCTTCCGAAGTATTGCAACATGGGGTGTGACACCCgagttttcttaattttttgaCAAGCTCCACAAACATACGATACTCCAGAGGATAAATTGAGCATACAGGTTCTTTAATGTCTTTAAATTTGCATGACCCAACTTTTGATGTCAAAGATGAAGTTCACTTACTTTTGCGTGTTTGCATATAAGGTTTTTCTCCTAATTGAAAGCAATTATCTGCAGATCTTGTAATTTTCATAACGCACATATTAGCattatcaaaaacttcacaagaATTTCATCAAACTTAACAATGAAATTATCATCACATGATTGATAATGTTTATCAAGTTTGATTGTAGTCCCTCGGTATGCAACACATTTTGAAGCTTGGGCagtccttcaatattcagtgtttcttgatcttccagatctacgcgctctgttccttgagagaatcctttagttttCCATTCTGAACTATTTTCTTGATGTGAAAAAGAATAAGGAACGTGATGCACCTATAAATTACTATTAGTGACATTTTTTATTGTCCTATAAAAAATATGGAACGTGATGCACCTATAAATTACTATTAGTGAAAAAGAATAGGGAACGTGATGCAACATATTTGAATACTTTTATTGCGTATCAGTGGtgtgatatattatatattttgatgtaATAGATagatcataaaaatttaatcataacAACAAATGCTATTGCAAAATCCTTTAAGATGTATTCTAAAAAGTCCTTACAAATTGTTTTATGTGACATTTTTCAATGTCTTTAGAGATTAATAAAGGAGGCAATCATACTATGACCTTATAAATTACTATCAGTGACATTTTGTATTGTCCTTAAAAACAAGAACATATAAATGTCTTTAAACGTTGACAGTACTTCAAGATGTTCTTATATCCTTAATTCGAGACACTCGTGTTGTTGATATTGGTATCTTATAAGGACATCACCAAGTATCAGGAAGCCTAAGATGACATTAAAATAAATGACATTTTTCGGTTATGTCACCAAAACTcaaatgtcgccatatcttaaGTTCAAGGACATTTTTTTATGTCCTTAAAGGGGATATTCTTGTGGCAGGTACTCAGGATACATATGCAACTGATGATGCGTATGTGTAGGACAAGTGCCTGTCACATTTTATTGGAAGATGGGGCCTCTAGACTGGTGATGGAGTATCTGGTTGATTTAACTCCTTTACATATTCAATTCACACACATGATAAATCCCCATTACATAAACACTTTATTACTTAACAAGAAAACCATTGAGCACAATGAACAAGGACAGTCAAACTAGAAAACATGCACATAACCAGTGACCAATGGATCTTGCATCCCCTCCTGCTTCTTGGAGTTAGCTTCGCCCTCTTCAGGAGGCTTAACCCCAGTTTTGGTACCATTGAAACTGATGCAATTGGTCCTTCTTGAATCACCACACGATCCACATCGAAAGAATTCACAATTTTTCAGTGAGTCACTATAATACATCATATCTTTGGATTTTTTTTCTACTCGGACATCACGGCCTTAATTTCAGCTCTCTTGTTTGCAGCACACAGCCGAGGAATCAGATACCTTAAATCGAAGATGGGCTTGGCGGTTTCATTTCAACATGCTTCGAATTCCATGGCAGCTTTGTAACGCCCTAGATTTGACTGATGTCCCCACCGTACTAACATGAGTCTTTTGTACTCACTCACAATCACCCTGAGAAGCTTTTCAGGGGGTCACCCAGCTCATAATTGCTCCAATTCAACCATGCTTAGTTTTGAATTTCTTATGTGATGAACTCCCAAAATGAAGATACATGTTGTTGATATGAATAGtatatatcaaatcttttaagttctCCTCAACTATACTAACTCATTCATGTGCAATTTCGGAATCCTTCTCATTCTGGTGTTAGACTTGTTCATTCATTTTTCTCTTCGTTATTCGCTCCTTGCCCGTGCTATCTCTTGTAACCAGTGATCACTCTCTGCCTTCTTCAGTCCCAGTCGCCACATGCTCATCATCTTCCGCTTTGTTCATTCCCTAACCACACCATACTAAGAGCCAAATTTGACGACTCCCACCATATTAACACGAATCTTTCCGGTGTGCTTATGTGCTCACTAACACACCTTAAGAAACTTCTCAGAGATCACTCATCCTATAATTGCCCAAAGTCAAGCACGATTAATATGACATTTTTACGTGATGAGCTCGATAAAAGAATACACACCTTGTCTATATGAGTAGTACCTATAAAATCTTTTAGGTTGTATTCAAATCCATGGATTTCAAagttcaaatatatttttgttgtcgtaGGAAAACAAGATATACACTTCAAATCCATCCTTGTATGTTTATATAGTGTTTCATATTAATGAGGATGAATTTCAATTTCACTCAATAATTGAGACATTTAAAATTCATTCTACTTCGTATAACTAATATGTAATAtaagaatttattattttattattaacaatAAAACTATAATTGAAATCtatggatttcaaattcatccaTCCAAATACAACCTTAAGTCATTTTCAACTGTACAATCTCATACATGCACAGTCTTGGAATCCATGTCATTCCAGTATGAAATTAATTCATTCATATTCCCCTTCGCCTATAAGCTTATCAAGAACCGCTCCTTGTTTGTACAACCTCTTGGCACCAGCAATCACTCCTCGTTCTTTTTTACCTCGGACGTCGCAAGCTTCCTCCCCCAACTTTCACTCGTACAATGAAgatgaagaaaacaaaaaagaaatagGCAACttgttaaatcatatatatgaagTGCAGTTTAGGAAGTTGCTGtacaaattttataaaatgcAAGTAATACTTGCATCTTCCGTGCGTGTAGACACAAATGGTGTGTGCAAATTAAAATACTTGCATCTTTCGAGCTGGctaatatttcaaatatataaacTGTTGAGACTATTAAAATAATTCAGAAGGTTGTGtgcaaattaaaatatttacagGGTCCATATACATTTAGAcccaaaatttatatataaaaatctacTATTAATTAAAGTTGAGGCCCTTATATAGGACAACAAATGAATCGAGTTGGTTCGTTAGCTTGTCGAGCTGACtagataaatatattatttatattcgaATTTATCGAATTCGAACTTCTTTTAAGTTGAACTTGATCCATATTTATTTTGTTCGAGATTTTACGAGTTGCTCgctagttttaatattttattgatgttACTATCATTTCGCACACATGCATgttgttaaataaatttaatacatATGAAAAAAATGgtcttaaatatttttttttaaatttcgagatattataataaaatttaaagatttaaaaatgatttttaaaataagtttttatGTTGCGAgtgatatgattatttaattttaaatttaagtatagatataaaaaaaatttattaagatACGAGAGATGTAATAAAATGtaaatttattgaaataaatttaaaaatatatttttataaaaaaattgtaatttgaaaattattattttgggttTATCAAAAAACATATAAAGACAATAAAGTTAATTACTTTATATCCCTAAACTTTAATAGTATTGtacaaataatataatttatactattatattaagtttgagacacttagagtaattaaatttggtgtcatggtctgttttaataattatatatttaataaaatattaaaatttgaatgcaagttatatgtagttcaaCGGATAGAGTCATTGTTCTTTGGGGTTTATGTTGTAGGTTCAATTCTCACTGAgatcattttttaatttttttttcaatttattttttaatttatatatcaaaaatgACATTGTAGTCCCTCACTATTTCTTACGattatattttgatcatcatttaaatataaatcaaatgaattataaaaaatattatacaaggcGTGCGTCGGCACActagtatttatatatatatttcgagcctttaaaatattttgagttttcGAATATTGATTCTCGAATCTTGATATTTGAGCAATAGTTTGAATAGCTCGCGGATATATCGAACATTTCGTGTCGAACTCGaggaaaaaaatgtaaaattttcGAATCGAGCTCAAAATCGAATATGCTTAATTTGAACCGAATtcgagttttaaattttttcttctaTTTGATTTGATTCGTTTTTTTAAACTCATGCGACCTTGTACTAACCAATTTTTAAttaactttataaaattttattcaaaattacAATGATATCATCATTATATaactttattgattttttttttaattgttctAAAATAGCGTTTTTTTAGTTAATTCAATCttatcattttatttcaataatacatttatgacaaaaacttgtgttaaacggtctcacggatcatattttgtgagacaaatatcttatttggttactttttatgttaagattattattttttattgtaaatatcggtaaaATCGTCCCGTcttacatataaagattcgtgaaaccgtctcacaagagacctactctatatttatctacattttaaaaattttagatgaACACattacttttaataaaaaaatatgaaaaaaatattaaatcgaaaataacaaaaattatcATGTTTAATTACTACTATTTTAAACACTCTTGTTTGTTAAAATGTTAGCATATAGAATAGAAGGATATATGAATATACCAAGACCACGTGTCTAAAGAGTGAGTTTTTGCATCAAAACCTCACGTGAAAATTCATACTTCACCTTATGAAATTTAAATAGGAGCCTCAATCCTCGACTTTTATAAAATTTGCGCAATTTACCCTTgctaatgaatttttttaaccaTGCACTCGTGTCGAGGCTACGAAACTAATTTTTGAACAATATTATGTCGAATATACGAATACCCTTTTATTTatctataatattttttagatCCACCCAATATATCAATCATAAAATAcaccaaaaaaaaatcaatcaaactaacaaataaacaaacaaacaaacaaacaattgCATGGTGGGCGGTTTCAATGCTTCTATGTGATTTATGAAACATCATAAAAtacacaaaaaaatatataccaTCATGGTGTTTCTTTCACAAGATGTTGTGGGCAGTTTTCAATGCTTCTATGTGATTTATGAAACAtcacaaaatacacaaaaaaaTATACCATCATGGTGTTTCTTTACAcaagatggaaaattttatcATCTTGATTTTTATTACCTTCTATGTCATGACTTTCCCTTTCCCTAGGGTACATCACCACTATTTTGGGCTACAGTCAACCTCAGGCATGTGAGATTGACTCCTCGAGTGGAAGTAAGACCACCCAATGAAAGCTGAACCCAGTGTAATTGCTGCAGCAATAGACCCAAAAACCCATATCTGTTTTCTCTTCCTCTTTTGCCTAAGTCGTCTTGCTGTTTCTACACGGTATAAAGATGGATAAGATGAGAGTGTCCCCTCTAAAGCAATTCAAAAGCGTCAAATACACGTATAAAAATACGCTGACTAATCAGAAATACAAAATGAGCTTTTATGGTAGTAGGCGTCACTAAGAAAATTTTTGCATGTACAACTTGTACAAATAGAAaataaagattaaaaaaatactGTTAGAGGGAAACGAAATTATTTTTTGACTTCTTTTCCTTTTGTTTTCCTAAGATTTTCTCATTTCACCAAACGATTGTTGTACCATGAAGAGAATGTGTGATATCATTTTATGAGTACAGCAGATCACACATTTTATCAGTACAGCAGCAAATAAGTATAGAACTAACAATATGAAAGGGGGTTTTCAAATTTGTCAAATAcattgaaatcattaaataaaaaaattgtattgaTCGAACAAAACCACAGCTCACACTGTCATATCATTTTTCATTGGCAAATAAAAAAGAACTCAAAGATagaaggaaaaaagaaaaagaaacttGATCACATCCATGGTATATTATACCGCTTTTGTTATATCTCCCTCAAAACTCGTATTCCAGTTTATGAAAACACATATTGCTTACCAAATACTATTCTGAACATAATTGGCCTTGTACACAATTAAACTTGGGTATTTAGCAACATAGGACAATAGATACTCTTTTTATTCTGAAAAAAAGGGGAAAAAAAAGCTTCAACAACTTACCTACAACTTCTTGGTTCCTTTGAGACATCTCCTGGTTCACAGTTTCATAATAATGAAGTCTATCGCATAGACGAGCAATCTCAGAGTTCTTCAACCTTATTTGAGCTTCCATCTCCATCTCTACCTCAGCTTTTGCAATTCCCCTTCCAATTGAATTTGATATAAACCGAGCAATATACACTTGTTGGCACACCTCAGCTGCAGGATCAGCTGACTGGTCACCATCAGCCGAAGCAGTTGGGTCTGCTGGTAGCGTCAACCCCAAAGGAATCAATCGTTCACAAATCCTCTGCCAATGATTTCTCATATTGTTtagagtttcttccgcttgctTTCTCTTCTCCATCTCTATCAATAAATTCAATCTTGTTTCATGCAATTCATTGTCAATATCTCGCATCGGAAGTTGAGGCCCAATCTCCGGAGATAAATCTGAGGGATGAGATGCAATTAATTCATTGAAAAAGGAATTTTAAGATATTAACCTCATGATACATGTAGTGATTGATAATTGACTAGTAAATGAGATTAATGTTTACTTTCTCTCAAACCTCCATTCTGCGGCTACTATCTCGCTCGGCTACATAGTTTCATTTCTTTTAGGCAATTATTTTTTTAGAGCAGATATCATGATACTTACTCTAAAAAAGACCACAGCATCGTCAAATTGAAATCAAGCCACGTGATTATGTTTTAACAACATTTAAAAGACACAAGAAAGCACTTCCATTAAATTAGGAttcctcaaaaaaaaaaaagtaaggcACCTTCCCAAGCATCATAGAACTCTGTAATTGGTGTGGTAGAGTTCAATAACCGCTCAGCTCCACCATTACCCTCGCTTTCGGCATTGCTCTCAACACTCATCGACTCCTTTGGATCAATAAAAACATCAAGCTCTCCATCCTGCTGTAAATTAAACGACGGGCACTTCATAACACCATTTATCACATTTGTACCATTAGTTTCGTCGTTGCTTCCACATTTTCCCACTGTATCTCTAGATGAGGCAGATACAAAGTTATGATCACTCTTTTGATCAATCAACTCGCCATGAACAAAGCTGTAATCCTTCGCTGCAGTTTCTATGTTCTTTCCAGCAGTGTTCCCATTCTCATGATCGGCTCTTTCACACATTCCAACATCATCCTCGGAGTAACTCTTCAAGAGTCTTGGACCCCGTCGCTTGTGATTGATGATGTAAGGTGATGGAGGGAAAGAAGATGGAGAATCGGGAAGAGGAGTGGATGCAGGAGTAGCGTAAAGTGCAGGTGAGATTTGAGTCCAATGGTGTTCTTTATCTGCAACAGATGTAGTTGATTCAAAACTTCTCTTATCGATCTTAGGATTATAAGGAGTATAAACTCCCCTATCTCGCTTAGCACTAGAAGAAACCTCAACTCCCTTTGGATTCGGAGGAACACTGACTCCCCTTTCAAGCTTTGAACTAGGAGCATTAATTCCCCTGTCCAGCCTCGAGATTGGA from the Primulina tabacum isolate GXHZ01 chromosome 16, ASM2559414v2, whole genome shotgun sequence genome contains:
- the LOC142529294 gene encoding uncharacterized protein LOC142529294, with amino-acid sequence MSAITAIALDRLIEPGAAKSMAPARNSPDSQLERQMSTPISRLDRGINAPSSKLERGVSVPPNPKGVEVSSSAKRDRGVYTPYNPKIDKRSFESTTSVADKEHHWTQISPALYATPASTPLPDSPSSFPPSPYIINHKRRGPRLLKSYSEDDVGMCERADHENGNTAGKNIETAAKDYSFVHGELIDQKSDHNFVSASSRDTVGKCGSNDETNGTNVINGVMKCPSFNLQQDGELDVFIDPKESMSVESNAESEGNGGAERLLNSTTPITEFYDAWEDLSPEIGPQLPMRDIDNELHETRLNLLIEMEKRKQAEETLNNMRNHWQRICERLIPLGLTLPADPTASADGDQSADPAAEVCQQVYIARFISNSIGRGIAKAEVEMEMEAQIRLKNSEIARLCDRLHYYETVNQEMSQRNQEVVETARRLRQKRKRKQIWVFGSIAAAITLGSAFIGWSYFHSRSQSHMPEVDCSPK